The genome window CAACTTGCGCGATGCGAGCCTCACGGCGAGAGGATTGGCGTCTACACCGAGGGCACGACGTCCGGCGAGACGCGCTTCGACGAGCACGGTGCCGCTGCCGCAAAACGGATCGAGAACGACGTCGCCCGCGCGGGAGAACGATTCGATGATGCGTCGGGCCGTGAGCGGATGCATGCGTGCCGGGTAGCTGTGAAACCCGTGCACGTGCGCTCGAGCGGCTTCCTCGGCGACTTCGGATGTAGGGACGTCGAGCGCTGCGGCGAGCTGTGAACCGAGTGCGGCGTCGCCCTCGATGTGGACTTGGCCACCCACGTGCGACAACGCGCGCCGTACGTTTGGTTTGTCGCGACGATCGTTCACAGCCGCTCGCGTTTTTGCTCTCGAGCCATCGCTTCGGCTTCGGCTTCCGCTTGCGCTTCGGCTTCTGCGGCGAGGTCTTCGTTGGCGGTGGCTGCGCTGGGCGTGGCGACGCGCAGGCGGGCTCGATACGCGTGGTTGCCGTCGGGCCTCACGAGGTCGCTTGCTTCGAGCAGCGCGAGCAATTCTTCGGCTTGCGCTTCTTCGATGCGTAGCGCTTCTGCGAGCGAGCCTGCGGTGACGGCGGTGCTGCTTTGTTCGACGACATCCGTCGCTGCGGCCATCCACGCTTCATCGATGGCGGCCGGGATCTCCTTGCTTCGAGCGGATGCGCGTGACGCGAGAAAAGCCGTCAGTGCTGCGAGGGGTCCAGCCGTGAAGAGGGCTGCGACAAAGATCCACAGCCCCAGGTTCCAGCCAGCAGCGAAGCTGATGACCGCGGCGAGGGCGAGCATTCCAAGCACACCGGCGGCGGACAAACCCGCAGCGATGGCTCCGGCGCGGTTTTTTGCGCGGCTCTTGCGCGCGGCTTCGGCGCGCTTCAATGCGGCCAGTTCTTTTGCACCGCGGCGTTTTCGTGGCGCATGCAAGGGCACTCGAGGCCCCCCGCACACGTCGCAGCGATAACGAAACTCGGGATCGGTTGAGCAACCTGTCGTGGATCCGCAGAGCGGGCACGTATCCATGCGTTGCGATGTTCCGCATCTTGGACAAACGGCTGCGCCGCTGGGAACGCTTGCGCCGCAAGCTTTGCAATCAGTGTTTGTCGGGGCGCTCGTCACGATGTTTTGAAGGCGAAAGGTTGCGCGTCGCCGCCGCGCCTATCGAGCCCCGCTGATTGAACTCGGCCGAGGACATCATTGCCAGCATGTAATCCGGGGCCGTTCACTCGGCCAGGGGGTCGAAGGTGGCATCTGAAGAACTACGACGCGGCTGAAAACGGTCGAGCTCGGTGAGGCGTTTGGTGGAATTGGCAAGCGGCATGGCGCCGGCCTGCGTGCAAAGATGCGGCGTATGCAGGGACGTTGGACCCGGACGGGCCGAAGCGCAGCCGTTTGGCGAATCGCCGCGGCGTACGCGCTTCTTGCTTGTTTTGCCGGCGCGCTGGCGTTCGTGCTGCGCGACGGCGCGCCATGGGTGCATCCGGACCCGTGGATGTCCGCGACCCCTCTCACGGCGACCCTGACGAGCGCGCTTTGCGGCATCGGGACAGCGGCCATCGTCGTGGTATCGACGCGTGTCGCCGTCGGACGTTTCGCATGGGCACAAAGGCTGCACGCCGAGCTTCGCCCCGTCGCGCAAGACCTGACGGTTGGACAAATTTTCCTTCTGGCTGGCCTTTCGAGCCTCGGGGAAGAAATTCTTTTTCGCGGCCTCATGACGCCCGCCCTTGGCGTCATTGGGTCATCGGTGCTTTTTGGTGTGCTGCACCAAGTTCGAGGCCCCAGTCGCTGGGTTTGGATTGCTTGGGCTACGGCGGTCGGGCTCGTGCTCGGGACGATCTTCGCGGCAACCGGATCGCTCGTCGGGCCGCTTTTGGCCCATGCCGTCGTGAATGCCGTCAACCTCGGATACTTGCGGGATCACGACCCCGAGGCAAACGGCCGCGCCGAGCGCGTGGTTTGACCGGCGCCTCACCCCCAACCCCCTCTCCCCCTCGCTACGCTCGGCGGAGAGAGGGAGCCAGAAGGCGTTTTCGTAGCAGGGGGTTCGGGAGAGGCTAAGCTCGGACCATGACGCAACGAAGGCGCATCGTCGTGGCCATGAGCGGAGGAGTCGACTCGTCCGTCGCTGCCGCTCGCCTTTGTGATGCAGGTTATGACGTCATCGGCGTCACCCTGCATCTATGGGATTACCCCGACGATCGCAGCGAGCGCGGGCGGTGCTGTGCTCCAGAAGACCAGCACGACGCGCGCCGCGCCGCCGATCACCTGGGCATCCCGCATTTCACGTTCGATCGCCGCGAGCTGTTCAAGTCGCACGTCGTCGATCCGTTCGTCGAAGCGTACGTCGAGGGGCGAACGCCCAGTCCCTGCATCGCGTGCAATCGTTCCGTGAAGATGCGCGAGCTCTTTCCGCTCGCAGCACGCCTTGGGGCCGACCAAATCGCGACGGGTCATTACGCGCGAACGGTGACGGGTTCGGACGGAAAAACGCGACTTTTTCGCGGCAAAGATCGCGTGAAGGATCAAAGCTATTTTTTGCACATGTTGCGTCAGGACGAACTGACGAAGCTCGTGCTGCCTCTTGGCGACGCGACCAAGGAAGAGGTGCGAGCCGAAGCCATCGCGCGACGTTTGCCTCGCGCGGACAAAGGGGAAAGCCAGGAGCTTTGTTTCGTGCCGAATGGACGTTACGGAGCGTTCGTCGCTGATCGCGCGGGCCAAGAGCGCGTTCGCCCGGGTCCCATCGTCGACGATCGAGGTCGGGTCGTTGGGCAGCACGATGGGGTGCATCTGTTCACGATTGGTCAACGCAAAGGCATTGGCGTGGCGCTCGGGCGCCCTGCATTCGTCGTAGGCATCGATCCTGACGACGCCACCGTGAAGCTCGGTGACGAGCGCGCGCTTTATGCAACGGGTGCTCTGCTTCGAGACGGCGCGTGGAGCGAGGACGTGGTTTTTCCTTTGGACGCGGACGTTCGTGTGCGCGCGCGTCACGAGGGGCAACGCGCGACGATCGAGCGCAGCGTGGATCCGTCGACCGGAATCGAAGTCTTCGTGGCGCGGTTTCATCAGCCTGTGAAGGCGGTTTCTCCAGGGCAGATCGCGGTCGCCTACGATGGCGAACGTGTTTACGGAGGCGCGCTGATCACGGCGGCCCTTCACGACGACGGGAGCGGAGCGGCATGAAACCCATTTTGCTCGCCTCGCTGTTTGTCCCGGCCGTTTGCACCGGCTGCTCGCTCGGACAAGGCGAGGGCGACGTCAAGAGCGATGCACTTTTCGCGCGCGATTGTTGGTACGACGCCTACGATCTGCAGCCGGACTTCTTTGCCGCAGTCCCCTATAGCCCCAGTTATCGCGACGACTTGGATGTGCAGGTCCCCTACCGCGATACGGTGAACATTCGCGTTCAGCGTGGGACGGACATGCAAGAGGTGTCCGACGGCATGACGGTGCTGGTGCAGGACGTCAAGCGAGTGCGCAAGGATCTCCTTGGTCAACCGCTCGCCGTGACGTTGCCGGCAGGCGTATTGCCACCGGGCGCGACGCTTCCCCCGCCGCCTCCTGATGGATCTGCGCCGCCCGAGCCCACGCCGGCGATCCACATGGCGCTTTACCTTCAGCGCTCGTGCCACAACCAAAACGCCGTTCTTTACGCGGTCGACGGCACCATCACGTTCCATTCGCTCTTCAGCGGCGATCCGAATGAAGACGAGGCGTCGGACAAGTTCACGAACGCCGAATTTTCGGTCGAGATGGGGGACCCTCGAGATGCGCCCGTGGGAGCGCTGGCAAGCGAGATCCCAGACGATCGCAGGTCGCTCGTGACGGGTTTCTTTCGATTCTACTTCGAGCGTGGGCAGCCTGGGCAGCCATTTCCCTGAACGCGTAAAGCACGCCTCTTCTGCGTGCATGCTGCCATCCTGAACACCGGAGCAACGCGACCTTTTTTCGAGTCGAATGGAAAAAGGGAGCGATTTCGCGTTAGCATCATCGTCGCGTCATGGCCTTACCTCCGCCTCGACCTGCGGCTGCCCGAACGGGCGGACCAGCGGCAGCGACAACGAACGCCCCCTCTTCGTCGTCCTCTTCTGGTCCTCGCTCGAAGGATGCCGACAAGGACCAACCGAAGACGTTTTTCCTCGGTCGATACCGTGTGGTCGACGAGATCGGCGTCGGCGGCATGGCCAGCGTGCATCTCGCGCGCATGGACGGCCCAGGCGGGTTTCAGAAGTGGGTCGCGATCAAGCGCATCCATCCGCATCTCGTCGAGGATGACCAGTTCGTCGACATGTTCCTCGACGAAGCTCGCATCGCCGCGGGCATCAACCACGCAAACGTCGCGCAGGTCTTCGATCTCGGCAAAGACGACAACACGTACTGGATCGCGATGGAGTACCTCCATGGCGAACCTTTGCGCGAGGTGATGCGGCAGGCTGAAGAGCGGAGGATGAACATCACGCCCGAGCTCGCGGCGCGCATCTGCGCCGACGCGGCCGAGGGGCTTCACGCGGCGCACGAGTTGCGCGGGAAAAACGGCCAACTCCTCGGACTCGTTCACCGCGACGTCACGCCGCACAACCTGTTCGTCACGTACGACGGCTACACCAAGGTCGTCGACTTCGGCATCGCCAAAGTGGCCGATCGTCTTGCGTCCACGCGCGCCGGAACGCTCAAGGGAAAACTCGCCTACATGTCGCCCGAACAGGTGCGAGGTGCGGATGTCGATCGAACGACCGACGTGTTTGCCCTCGGCGTGGTCCTTTGGGAGCTCACGACAAACCAGCGTCTTTTCCGCATGGACACCGACCTCGACACGCTCGAGAAGGTGCAAGCCTGCATCGTGCCGCCGCCGTCGTCGATCATCCGGGGCTATCCGCCGGGCCTCGAGCAGGTCGTCTTGAAGGCGCTCGCAAAAAACAAGAAGGATCGTTACGCGACGGCGCGTGAGTTTTCCCGCGCGCTTCAAGGCTTCTTGATGCAGCG of Polyangiaceae bacterium contains these proteins:
- the mnmA gene encoding tRNA 2-thiouridine(34) synthase MnmA, whose product is MSGGVDSSVAAARLCDAGYDVIGVTLHLWDYPDDRSERGRCCAPEDQHDARRAADHLGIPHFTFDRRELFKSHVVDPFVEAYVEGRTPSPCIACNRSVKMRELFPLAARLGADQIATGHYARTVTGSDGKTRLFRGKDRVKDQSYFLHMLRQDELTKLVLPLGDATKEEVRAEAIARRLPRADKGESQELCFVPNGRYGAFVADRAGQERVRPGPIVDDRGRVVGQHDGVHLFTIGQRKGIGVALGRPAFVVGIDPDDATVKLGDERALYATGALLRDGAWSEDVVFPLDADVRVRARHEGQRATIERSVDPSTGIEVFVARFHQPVKAVSPGQIAVAYDGERVYGGALITAALHDDGSGAA
- a CDS encoding CPBP family intramembrane metalloprotease gives rise to the protein MQGRWTRTGRSAAVWRIAAAYALLACFAGALAFVLRDGAPWVHPDPWMSATPLTATLTSALCGIGTAAIVVVSTRVAVGRFAWAQRLHAELRPVAQDLTVGQIFLLAGLSSLGEEILFRGLMTPALGVIGSSVLFGVLHQVRGPSRWVWIAWATAVGLVLGTIFAATGSLVGPLLAHAVVNAVNLGYLRDHDPEANGRAERVV